The following coding sequences lie in one Photobacterium sp. CCB-ST2H9 genomic window:
- a CDS encoding lipase: MKKLKRYQYERYAILCRLAYPSDFDHTQYGFDIEGRRDITDRWGRTIIRILWSEEKKEVIVVFKGSQNLWDWLLNFACFPKKLPGRRKPYHVHWGYHYLLEQNSKLEDNPYSQSNPAMSTSQAIDYLQAADTRHFQGESIYQQIRATLLPLILEGKRVSLTGHSSGGAMAVLTAERLGLEYPDAMKRVVTFGQPAAGFWSFKRAYSYHHCTYRICCDLDIVTFLPPIPCLHWHVGKMLWLHNEKIYDNISTPVRLYKSLLSWLLRPITYHYMHKYIRNKDYFDKH, from the coding sequence ATGAAGAAACTTAAACGCTATCAGTATGAGCGCTATGCCATTCTTTGCCGGCTGGCCTACCCGTCTGACTTTGATCACACTCAATACGGTTTCGACATTGAAGGGCGCCGGGACATCACCGATCGCTGGGGACGCACCATCATCCGCATCCTCTGGAGTGAGGAGAAAAAAGAAGTCATCGTGGTTTTCAAAGGCTCCCAGAACCTGTGGGACTGGTTACTCAATTTTGCCTGCTTTCCGAAGAAATTACCGGGCCGGAGAAAGCCATATCATGTGCACTGGGGCTACCATTATCTGCTGGAACAGAACAGCAAGCTTGAAGACAATCCATACAGCCAGTCAAATCCTGCCATGTCGACATCACAAGCCATTGACTACCTGCAGGCTGCGGATACCCGGCATTTTCAGGGGGAGTCTATTTATCAGCAAATACGGGCCACGCTGTTGCCGTTAATCCTTGAAGGGAAACGCGTGTCGTTGACCGGTCACTCATCCGGAGGCGCGATGGCTGTACTGACCGCGGAACGGCTGGGTCTTGAGTATCCTGATGCGATGAAACGCGTGGTAACCTTTGGCCAGCCCGCCGCCGGATTCTGGAGCTTCAAACGTGCATACAGTTACCACCACTGCACCTACCGGATCTGCTGCGATCTGGATATTGTGACCTTTCTGCCGCCAATTCCCTGTCTGCACTGGCACGTCGGCAAAATGCTCTGGCTTCATAATGAAAAGATTTACGACAACATTTCTACCCCGGTCAGGCTGTATAAATCACTGCTCAGCTGGCTGTTGCGGCCCATTACCTACCATTACATGCACAAATACATCCGAAACAAAGATTACTTTGATAAACACTGA
- a CDS encoding sphingomyelin phosphodiesterase, translated as MKKTFGAVCLLLSAFTHAETLNVMNYNTLLLPFGDWDQANRAQRIPDAIAAMDNRPDVLIINEALNADSEVMLNELASLYPYQTPVVGLDCSGRGWDALTGNCSNSIVVVRGGVAILSRYPILSQKAHVYQASDKSTWDYYANKGFAYIEIEKNGQHFHVLGTHLQSSTDNPDKEHPVRMAQLAEMQNFIDAENIPASEPVVIAGDLNVEWSRQDQIQDMLSTTQSKVYFPDPSVGSFSAKYNWITKAGAYRDGYSLNYNDTLDYVLWHKNHLQPTAPAAMKVVKLQSREQWYWHYLKGKWPLPEGEYWHDGYYSDLSDHYPVQAEFDFPDQ; from the coding sequence ATGAAAAAAACCTTCGGAGCAGTGTGTTTATTGCTGTCCGCATTCACACATGCAGAAACACTGAATGTCATGAACTACAACACCCTGCTCCTGCCGTTTGGTGACTGGGATCAGGCCAACCGTGCCCAACGGATTCCGGACGCCATTGCGGCCATGGACAATAGACCGGATGTGCTGATCATCAATGAAGCCCTCAATGCAGATTCAGAAGTCATGCTCAATGAACTCGCTTCACTCTACCCTTATCAGACGCCGGTTGTCGGTCTGGACTGCAGCGGCAGAGGATGGGATGCACTGACCGGCAACTGTTCCAACTCGATTGTGGTCGTTCGCGGTGGTGTCGCCATTTTGTCCCGCTACCCGATTCTGAGTCAGAAAGCCCACGTCTATCAGGCCAGTGACAAAAGCACCTGGGACTACTACGCCAATAAAGGCTTTGCCTATATTGAAATCGAGAAAAACGGCCAGCATTTCCACGTGTTAGGGACGCATTTACAATCCAGCACCGATAACCCGGATAAAGAACATCCGGTTCGCATGGCGCAGCTGGCGGAGATGCAAAACTTCATCGATGCGGAAAATATTCCGGCATCAGAACCTGTCGTGATTGCCGGTGACCTGAATGTCGAATGGAGCCGTCAGGATCAGATTCAGGACATGCTCTCTACCACACAAAGCAAGGTGTATTTCCCCGATCCCTCTGTCGGCTCATTTTCTGCCAAGTACAACTGGATCACCAAAGCCGGTGCATACAGAGACGGTTATTCTCTGAATTACAACGATACGCTGGACTATGTCTTGTGGCACAAAAACCATCTGCAACCCACAGCTCCAGCGGCCATGAAAGTCGTGAAGCTTCAAAGCAGAGAACAATGGTACTGGCATTATCTGAAGGGCAAATGGCCACTGCCTGAGGGTGAATACTGGCATGATGGCTACTACAGTGATCTGTCTGACCACTACCCTGTTCAGGCGGAGTTTGATTTTCCTGATCAATAA
- a CDS encoding amino acid aminotransferase, translating into MFKQLTEAQLDPILSLTQMFREDTRSDKMDLGIGVYKNSVGETPIMQAVLQAEHRLLETQKTKSYVGLAGDEVFNQSMMDLLLQGTSAHSRAAAVQTPGASGALRMLADLMYLAQPDTTVWISNPSYVNHKPVMEAAGLKVKFYPYFDPATKQVNSEAMLAELAKAGPKDVVLLHGCCHNPTGADISFADWQAITELANKNGFLPFVDIAYQGFGDGLEEDVAGLRHLANNVEEMIIATSCSKNFGLYRERTGAAVVISDSLKEAQKAKGRILQLARSSYTMPPDHGAALVATILNDDALTANWKAELNEMNQRMLRLRAGLTQAVRNQGSEAFDFIEHHKGMFSVTGLSPEQIIRMREEFGIYAVGDGRINIAGLQEDRLDYLASALLAVSR; encoded by the coding sequence ATGTTTAAGCAGCTGACAGAAGCACAACTTGACCCCATTCTTTCCTTAACACAAATGTTCCGCGAAGATACCCGTTCCGACAAAATGGATCTGGGAATTGGCGTGTATAAAAACAGTGTGGGTGAGACACCGATTATGCAGGCGGTTTTGCAGGCTGAGCACAGACTGCTGGAAACCCAGAAGACGAAATCTTACGTCGGACTGGCCGGTGATGAAGTGTTTAACCAGTCGATGATGGATCTGCTGCTGCAGGGCACATCGGCACACAGTCGTGCAGCTGCAGTGCAGACGCCGGGTGCCAGTGGTGCACTGCGTATGCTGGCTGATCTGATGTATCTGGCTCAGCCGGATACCACCGTCTGGATTTCAAACCCAAGCTATGTCAATCACAAGCCTGTGATGGAAGCGGCGGGTCTGAAAGTAAAATTTTATCCATATTTCGATCCGGCAACCAAACAGGTGAACAGTGAAGCGATGCTCGCGGAGCTGGCGAAGGCGGGTCCGAAAGATGTCGTTCTGCTGCACGGCTGCTGTCATAACCCGACAGGTGCGGATATTTCTTTTGCAGACTGGCAGGCGATCACTGAACTGGCAAACAAAAATGGTTTCCTGCCTTTCGTCGATATTGCCTATCAGGGCTTTGGTGACGGGCTGGAGGAGGATGTTGCGGGCCTGCGTCACCTGGCAAACAATGTTGAAGAAATGATTATTGCGACTTCCTGTTCAAAGAACTTCGGTTTGTATCGTGAACGAACAGGTGCTGCGGTTGTGATCAGTGATTCCCTGAAAGAAGCACAGAAAGCCAAAGGCCGCATTCTGCAACTGGCCCGTTCTTCTTATACGATGCCGCCTGATCATGGTGCGGCACTGGTTGCGACGATTCTGAACGATGACGCGCTGACCGCAAACTGGAAAGCCGAGCTGAATGAGATGAACCAGCGCATGCTGCGCCTTCGTGCCGGTCTGACTCAGGCTGTGCGCAACCAGGGTTCTGAGGCATTTGACTTCATCGAACACCACAAAGGGATGTTCTCGGTGACGGGTCTCAGCCCTGAGCAGATTATCCGTATGCGTGAAGAGTTCGGGATTTATGCAGTGGGTGATGGCCGTATTAATATTGCGGGCCTTCAGGAAGACAGACTGGATTATCTGGCCTCAGCGTTACTGGCTGTGAGCCGCTGA
- a CDS encoding DUF3081 family protein, with amino-acid sequence MKNSVDIRTLLNVYEKVKTQGKAVENGKQLEDIICSESYDGYSVSLTDGNVSVDVNFHNTYHFHTLNEDPDTVINQTTAEFHNNNESQIQRFMNKLNELNNRY; translated from the coding sequence ATGAAAAACAGCGTTGATATTCGTACCTTGCTGAATGTCTATGAAAAAGTAAAAACTCAGGGTAAAGCTGTCGAAAACGGCAAACAGCTGGAAGATATCATCTGTAGCGAAAGTTATGATGGCTACAGTGTCAGCCTCACCGACGGGAACGTCAGTGTGGATGTGAACTTTCATAATACCTATCACTTCCACACGCTCAACGAAGATCCCGACACCGTGATCAATCAGACCACAGCCGAGTTTCACAACAACAATGAGTCACAGATTCAACGTTTTATGAATAAGCTGAACGAATTAAACAACCGCTACTGA
- the gcvT gene encoding glycine cleavage system aminomethyltransferase GcvT, giving the protein MSQDLLVTPLHALHIEMGAKMVPFAGYDMPVQYALGVRKEHIHCRESVGLFDVSHMGQLRLHGANAAKALEALVPVDIIDLPDGKQRYAFFTNEEGGILDDLMVTNFGDHLFVVVNAACKAQDIAHIQAHLPEDVTMEVIDDRALLALQGPKAAEVLARLNPAVSDMLFMDAVKLELQGVECYVSRSGYTGEDGYEISVPSDQAETLARTLLGYEEVEWIGLGARDSLRLECGLCLYGHDIDTTTTPVEASLLWGISKPRRADGERAGGFPGADLILKQIETKDVTRKRIGLIGQSKAPVREGSKLFDANDNEIGVVTSGTFGPTKEAPVAMAYVKTEFSAIGTEVFAEVRGKKLPMTVEKMPFVPQRYYRG; this is encoded by the coding sequence ATGTCACAGGATCTTCTCGTTACACCTTTGCATGCCCTTCATATTGAAATGGGCGCTAAAATGGTCCCTTTTGCAGGTTATGACATGCCTGTTCAGTACGCGCTGGGCGTACGTAAAGAGCACATTCACTGCCGTGAATCTGTCGGTCTGTTTGATGTATCGCACATGGGTCAGTTGCGTCTGCACGGCGCAAATGCAGCGAAGGCACTGGAAGCGCTGGTTCCGGTTGACATCATTGATCTGCCTGATGGCAAGCAGCGTTACGCGTTCTTTACCAACGAAGAAGGCGGGATTCTGGACGATCTGATGGTGACGAATTTTGGTGATCATCTGTTCGTCGTGGTGAACGCGGCCTGTAAAGCACAGGATATTGCGCATATCCAGGCGCATCTGCCTGAAGATGTGACAATGGAAGTGATTGATGATCGCGCGCTGCTGGCGCTGCAAGGTCCGAAAGCTGCGGAGGTTCTGGCGCGTCTGAACCCGGCGGTCAGTGACATGCTGTTCATGGATGCGGTGAAGCTGGAGCTTCAGGGCGTTGAGTGTTACGTAAGCCGTTCGGGTTATACCGGTGAAGACGGTTATGAAATCTCAGTACCGTCTGATCAGGCGGAAACGCTGGCACGGACTCTGCTTGGCTATGAAGAAGTTGAGTGGATTGGTCTGGGTGCGCGTGACTCCCTGCGTCTTGAGTGCGGTCTGTGCCTGTATGGCCATGATATCGATACGACAACCACGCCTGTAGAAGCAAGCCTGTTGTGGGGGATCAGTAAGCCACGTCGTGCCGACGGTGAGCGTGCTGGTGGTTTTCCGGGTGCAGATCTGATTCTGAAGCAGATTGAAACCAAAGACGTTACCCGTAAGCGTATTGGTCTGATTGGTCAGTCAAAAGCACCTGTCCGTGAAGGCAGCAAGCTGTTTGATGCCAATGACAATGAGATTGGTGTTGTGACCAGTGGTACGTTCGGACCAACCAAGGAAGCACCGGTTGCAATGGCGTATGTGAAAACTGAGTTTTCGGCGATTGGTACCGAAGTTTTTGCTGAAGTTCGTGGCAAGAAGCTGCCGATGACGGTTGAGAAAATGCCGTTTGTACCGCAGCGTTACTACCGCGGCTGA
- a CDS encoding helix-turn-helix domain-containing protein encodes MTSDENHVDPYPSLTVARDQEPDKESIEPMQLGKRLKDIRMAHGLTLEEASKRTGLARSTLSKIENEQISPTFQAMQKLASGLQIDIPQLFAPPKQIMATGRRDITRKDEGKPHPTTTYEHELLATQLRNKKMMPFKSRVRARRFEDYPDWIRHDGEEFLLVLSGTILFFSEFYEPVQLNEGDSVYYDATMGHMLASVSDEDAHILWVTAS; translated from the coding sequence ATGACAAGTGATGAAAACCACGTGGATCCGTATCCATCATTGACTGTGGCCAGGGACCAGGAACCTGATAAAGAAAGTATTGAGCCGATGCAGCTCGGAAAGCGGCTGAAAGACATCAGGATGGCTCATGGCCTGACACTGGAAGAAGCCAGTAAGCGAACCGGGCTGGCACGCTCAACTTTATCTAAAATTGAAAACGAGCAGATTTCTCCGACCTTTCAGGCGATGCAGAAACTGGCCAGCGGTTTACAGATCGATATTCCGCAACTCTTTGCGCCACCGAAACAAATTATGGCGACCGGCCGTCGGGATATTACCCGGAAAGACGAAGGTAAGCCGCATCCGACCACGACTTACGAGCATGAGTTACTGGCAACGCAACTGCGAAACAAAAAGATGATGCCGTTTAAATCTCGTGTGCGTGCCCGGCGGTTTGAGGACTATCCCGACTGGATTCGTCATGACGGTGAGGAGTTTCTGCTGGTTCTGTCCGGAACTATTCTGTTTTTTTCTGAATTCTACGAGCCCGTTCAACTCAATGAAGGGGATTCGGTTTATTACGATGCCACCATGGGCCATATGCTGGCGTCGGTCAGTGATGAAGATGCGCACATTCTCTGGGTCACGGCATCCTGA
- a CDS encoding serine hydroxymethyltransferase, with product MKTSYQNHDLEMFFSTNLSEVDGAVNAGIAAELNRQNQQIELIASENIVSKAVMQAQGSCLTNKYAEGYAGRRYYGGCEHVDEVERIAIARAKQLFQCEYVNVQPHSGAQANGAVMLALLQPGDTILGMSLDAGGHLTHGARPALSGKWFNAVQYGVRQGSCDIDYDQVRELAIEHQPKMIIAGGSAIPRQVDFEKFRAIADEVGAYLMVDMAHIAGLIAAGEHPSPLPHAHVVTTTTHKTLRGPRGGMILTNHEDINKKINSAVFPGLQGGPLMHVIAGKAVALGEALEPEFKLYIKNVINNAKVLAETLQTRGCDIVTGGTDTHLMLVDLRPKGLKGNQVEEALERAGITCNKNGIPFDPEKPMVTSGIRLGTPAGTSRGFGEAEFRQIGEWIGDVLDGLAANPEDNSETEQRVKQQVQKLCGRFPLYQ from the coding sequence ATGAAAACTTCATACCAAAACCATGACCTGGAGATGTTCTTCTCAACCAACCTCTCTGAGGTGGATGGTGCTGTGAACGCTGGGATTGCAGCCGAGCTGAACCGCCAGAATCAGCAAATTGAGCTGATTGCATCAGAGAATATCGTTTCCAAAGCCGTCATGCAGGCACAAGGCTCCTGTCTGACCAACAAATATGCGGAAGGTTATGCCGGTCGTCGTTATTACGGCGGTTGTGAACATGTGGATGAAGTTGAGCGTATTGCCATTGCACGCGCCAAACAGCTGTTCCAGTGTGAATACGTCAACGTTCAGCCGCACTCCGGTGCTCAGGCAAACGGTGCTGTGATGCTGGCGCTGCTGCAACCGGGCGATACGATTCTCGGGATGTCTCTGGATGCCGGTGGTCACCTGACACACGGTGCGCGTCCTGCCCTCTCCGGTAAATGGTTTAACGCAGTTCAGTATGGTGTCAGACAAGGCAGTTGCGACATCGACTATGATCAAGTGCGCGAGCTGGCTATCGAACATCAGCCAAAAATGATTATTGCCGGGGGTTCCGCCATTCCCCGTCAGGTGGATTTCGAAAAATTCCGTGCGATCGCGGACGAAGTCGGTGCATACCTGATGGTTGATATGGCCCACATTGCCGGTCTGATTGCCGCAGGTGAACATCCGTCACCGCTGCCGCATGCACATGTCGTGACAACGACAACGCACAAAACCCTGCGTGGTCCGCGAGGTGGCATGATTCTGACCAACCACGAAGACATCAACAAGAAGATTAACTCTGCGGTCTTCCCGGGTCTGCAAGGCGGTCCGCTGATGCATGTCATCGCAGGTAAAGCCGTCGCGTTAGGCGAAGCGCTGGAGCCAGAATTCAAGCTGTATATCAAAAATGTGATCAACAATGCGAAGGTGCTGGCTGAAACCCTGCAAACCCGTGGTTGTGACATTGTCACAGGTGGTACAGATACTCACCTGATGCTGGTTGACCTGCGTCCGAAAGGACTGAAAGGCAATCAGGTTGAAGAAGCGCTGGAGCGCGCGGGAATCACCTGTAATAAGAACGGCATTCCGTTCGACCCTGAAAAACCAATGGTCACTTCAGGAATCCGTTTGGGCACACCGGCGGGCACCAGCAGAGGCTTCGGCGAAGCAGAATTCAGACAAATCGGCGAGTGGATCGGCGATGTCCTGGATGGCCTGGCAGCCAATCCGGAAGACAACAGTGAAACCGAACAACGCGTGAAGCAGCAAGTTCAGAAACTATGCGGCCGCTTCCCGCTGTATCAGTAA
- the gcvH gene encoding glycine cleavage system protein GcvH, whose translation MSNLKFTESHEWVRDNGDGTITMGITDHAQELLGDVVFVDLPEVGGSTEAGETFSLVESVKAASDIYAPVTGEVVEINEELGDSPELINEEPFEGGWIAKIKVADVEELSKLIDEDQYKASIED comes from the coding sequence ATGAGCAACCTGAAGTTTACTGAAAGCCACGAGTGGGTACGCGACAACGGTGACGGCACTATCACCATGGGTATCACAGACCACGCTCAGGAGCTGCTGGGTGATGTGGTTTTCGTAGACCTGCCGGAAGTTGGTGGCAGCACTGAAGCTGGTGAAACTTTCTCTCTGGTTGAGTCTGTCAAAGCCGCGTCAGACATTTATGCACCTGTCACTGGTGAAGTCGTTGAAATCAATGAAGAACTGGGCGACAGCCCTGAACTGATCAACGAAGAACCATTCGAAGGTGGCTGGATTGCTAAAATCAAAGTTGCTGATGTCGAAGAGCTGAGCAAGCTGATCGATGAAGACCAATACAAGGCAAGCATCGAAGACTAA
- the gcvP gene encoding aminomethyl-transferring glycine dehydrogenase, whose protein sequence is MTDMNLLHALSDDKAFAGRHNGPNEAQQATMLQSIGVDSIDKLIEETVPASIRLKEAMKLDQPQSEAEMLAALKAVASKNVINRSFIGQGYYNTFTPNVILRNVLENPGWYTAYTPYQPEISQGRLESLLNYQQMIMDLTGMELANASLLDEATAAAEAMTLCQRASKNKGKAFFVSTDLHPQTVDVVTTRAGYIGIEIIRGKTDELDNHDVFGALVQYPGTTGAVADLTDIIEKAHAKKTLVAVASDLLALTILKAPGEMGADVVIGSAQRFGVPMGFGGPHAGFMATKDAHKRTMPGRVIGVSKDAKGNQALRMAMQTREQHIRREKATSNICTAQALLANMAAFYALYHGPEGLRKIGRRVHHLTAILAAGLKNAGLVLENDSFFDTITVNTGKQTNAVYKKALDAGMNLRQFGDKLGVSLDETTTVADVEELLEIFTGQALRASAFTDDIAADEFAAIPESCRRTSKYLTHPVFNQYHSETQMMRYMKKLENKDYSLTHGMIPLGSCTMKLNAAAEMIPVTWPEFGALHPFAPADQSKGYQELAGKLSEMLCSITGYDAFSLQPNSGAQGEYAGLIAIQRYHEANNEGHRNVCLIPSSAHGTNPASAAMVSMKVVVVGCDSNGNIDVEDLKAKIEKHRDNLSCIMITYPSTHGVYEEAVREVCDLVHAAGGQVYLDGANMNAQVGLTNPGFIGSDVSHLNLHKTFCIPHGGGGPGMGPIGVKSHLAPFLPGHVESVNATEGAQYAVSAAELGSASILPISYAYIAMMGSEGLTQATKLAILNANYVMERLRDHYPVLYRGTHGRIAHECIIDIRPLKEASGISEEDVAKRLMDYGFHAPTMSFPVAGTLMIEPTESEDLAELDRFCDAMIAIRQEIARVQSGEWPLEDNPLVNAPHTQVDLMEAEWNHTYNRELACYPSVQAKDAKYWPTVNRVDNVFGDRNLVCSCPSIENYIED, encoded by the coding sequence ATGACCGACATGAACCTTTTACATGCACTGAGTGACGACAAAGCCTTCGCTGGCCGTCACAACGGCCCGAATGAAGCACAGCAAGCAACCATGCTGCAGTCCATTGGTGTCGACAGCATTGACAAGTTGATTGAAGAAACTGTCCCGGCTTCCATTCGTCTGAAAGAAGCGATGAAGCTGGATCAGCCGCAAAGCGAAGCAGAAATGCTGGCTGCGCTGAAAGCCGTTGCCAGCAAAAACGTCATCAACCGCAGTTTCATCGGTCAGGGTTACTACAATACCTTCACGCCGAACGTGATTTTGCGTAACGTGCTGGAAAATCCGGGCTGGTATACCGCTTATACACCTTATCAGCCAGAAATTTCTCAGGGCCGCCTTGAATCGCTGCTGAACTACCAGCAAATGATCATGGACCTGACCGGCATGGAACTGGCAAACGCCTCCTTGCTGGACGAAGCTACGGCTGCGGCTGAAGCCATGACCCTGTGTCAGCGCGCCAGCAAAAACAAGGGCAAAGCATTCTTCGTCTCCACCGATCTGCACCCGCAAACGGTTGACGTTGTGACCACCCGTGCTGGATACATCGGCATTGAAATTATTCGCGGCAAAACCGACGAGCTGGACAATCACGATGTCTTCGGTGCGCTGGTTCAGTACCCGGGCACCACAGGTGCAGTTGCCGACCTGACCGACATCATCGAAAAAGCACACGCGAAAAAAACACTGGTTGCTGTTGCTTCTGATCTGCTGGCCCTGACCATTCTGAAAGCGCCGGGTGAAATGGGTGCTGACGTTGTAATCGGCAGTGCACAGCGCTTCGGTGTTCCAATGGGCTTTGGTGGTCCGCACGCTGGCTTCATGGCGACCAAAGATGCTCACAAACGCACGATGCCAGGCCGTGTAATTGGCGTTTCCAAAGATGCCAAAGGCAATCAGGCGCTGCGGATGGCGATGCAAACCCGTGAACAGCACATCCGTCGTGAGAAAGCGACCTCAAACATCTGTACCGCTCAGGCGCTGCTGGCCAACATGGCTGCGTTCTACGCCCTGTATCATGGTCCTGAAGGTCTGCGCAAAATCGGACGCCGGGTTCACCACCTGACTGCAATTCTGGCTGCCGGTCTGAAGAATGCGGGTCTGGTGCTGGAAAACGACTCTTTCTTCGACACCATTACCGTCAACACCGGTAAACAAACCAATGCTGTCTACAAAAAAGCACTGGATGCCGGAATGAACCTGCGCCAATTTGGTGACAAACTGGGTGTGAGCCTGGATGAAACCACCACAGTTGCCGATGTTGAAGAACTGCTGGAAATCTTTACTGGTCAGGCGCTGAGAGCTTCTGCTTTCACTGATGACATCGCTGCAGACGAATTTGCGGCCATTCCGGAAAGCTGCCGTCGTACCAGCAAGTACCTGACTCACCCGGTGTTTAACCAGTACCACAGTGAAACGCAAATGATGCGTTACATGAAAAAACTGGAAAATAAAGACTACTCACTGACTCACGGGATGATTCCGCTGGGCAGCTGTACCATGAAGCTGAATGCTGCAGCAGAAATGATCCCGGTGACCTGGCCAGAATTCGGTGCACTACACCCGTTCGCGCCGGCTGATCAATCGAAAGGTTATCAGGAACTGGCAGGCAAACTGTCTGAAATGCTGTGTTCAATCACGGGCTATGACGCGTTCTCACTGCAACCAAACTCGGGAGCACAGGGTGAGTACGCAGGTCTGATCGCAATTCAGCGCTACCATGAAGCGAACAACGAAGGTCATCGTAACGTCTGCCTGATCCCAAGTTCAGCGCACGGCACCAACCCGGCTTCAGCAGCCATGGTTTCCATGAAAGTGGTCGTCGTTGGCTGTGACAGCAACGGGAACATCGACGTTGAAGATCTGAAAGCGAAGATCGAAAAACACCGCGACAACCTGTCGTGCATCATGATCACCTACCCTTCAACGCACGGCGTTTACGAAGAAGCGGTTCGTGAAGTGTGCGATCTGGTCCACGCGGCAGGCGGTCAGGTTTATCTGGACGGCGCGAACATGAACGCACAGGTTGGTCTGACCAATCCGGGCTTCATCGGTTCTGACGTATCGCACCTGAACCTGCACAAAACCTTCTGTATCCCTCACGGCGGCGGCGGTCCGGGCATGGGTCCAATCGGTGTGAAATCACACCTGGCACCATTCCTGCCAGGCCACGTTGAGTCTGTGAACGCAACCGAAGGCGCACAATACGCGGTTTCTGCAGCCGAGCTGGGTTCTGCCTCGATTCTGCCAATCTCATACGCCTATATCGCCATGATGGGCTCAGAAGGTCTGACTCAGGCAACCAAACTGGCGATTCTGAACGCCAACTATGTGATGGAGCGTCTGCGTGACCACTACCCTGTGCTGTACCGCGGTACACACGGCCGTATCGCGCACGAATGTATTATCGACATCCGTCCGCTGAAAGAAGCGTCAGGCATTTCTGAAGAAGACGTGGCGAAGCGTCTGATGGACTACGGTTTCCACGCGCCAACCATGTCCTTCCCGGTTGCCGGTACCCTGATGATCGAGCCAACTGAATCGGAAGATCTGGCAGAACTGGATCGCTTCTGCGACGCCATGATCGCCATCCGTCAGGAAATCGCCCGCGTTCAGTCTGGTGAATGGCCGCTGGAAGACAACCCGCTGGTGAACGCACCGCATACTCAGGTTGACCTGATGGAAGCCGAGTGGAACCACACTTACAACCGTGAACTGGCTTGCTACCCATCGGTACAGGCCAAAGACGCCAAGTACTGGCCGACCGTCAACCGTGTCGACAACGTATTCGGTGACCGGAATCTGGTGTGCTCGTGCCCAAGCATCGAGAACTATATTGAGGACTAA
- a CDS encoding GNAT family N-acetyltransferase, translating into MNIRNEHITDLEKIETLTWAAFKNHPSHAPGAEPNEHLIVNRLRENKALALSLVAEDETGIIGHIAFSPVCIAGESSNWFGLAPVSVAPERQGQGIGGKLIEAGLSRLLAQGADGVVLLGEPAYYQRFGFESHVNLTLPGVPAEYFMIQRLKACSPIPVGEVSFHQSFYG; encoded by the coding sequence ATGAATATCAGAAATGAGCACATTACAGATTTAGAAAAGATTGAAACACTCACATGGGCAGCATTTAAAAACCATCCGTCTCATGCGCCCGGCGCAGAACCCAATGAACACTTGATTGTGAATCGGTTGAGAGAAAATAAAGCGTTGGCACTATCTTTAGTCGCTGAAGATGAAACTGGTATCATCGGGCACATTGCATTTTCTCCGGTTTGTATTGCAGGCGAATCATCAAATTGGTTTGGATTGGCGCCTGTTTCTGTCGCTCCTGAGCGACAAGGCCAGGGTATTGGCGGCAAATTAATCGAAGCAGGTTTATCACGGCTATTGGCGCAAGGGGCTGATGGTGTTGTGCTACTGGGCGAACCCGCGTATTACCAAAGGTTTGGATTTGAATCCCATGTGAATCTGACATTACCGGGCGTACCGGCAGAATACTTCATGATTCAGCGGCTGAAAGCATGCAGTCCGATTCCTGTTGGTGAAGTGAGTTTTCATCAGTCATTCTACGGATGA